In one Steroidobacteraceae bacterium genomic region, the following are encoded:
- a CDS encoding TolC family protein yields the protein MFASRLAVAEPRDIRQVVDDYVAIGLASNLALRSADVELERSIAVLDAARARYWPELALEARYSRAEGGRQINFPLGQLLNPVYATLNDLLTQQGQPAPFAPVSDQSFGFLREREQDTRVTLRQPLFAPALRANLRAGRAGVASARAARQALAYRLTRDITVAYTDWLRAGEAAAIVAASRELLQENLRVNESLHANGKTTRDRVLRARAEVLAVEQQLREARNRKQQARSYVNFLLNRSLDTELEAAGIDASLQRVHQDLGVLRELALQRRPELTELDKRRAAAAEAVTAARAARWPTLSLGIDAGTQGERYEFGSGRNFAIASLLLNWSLFDGGARRAAVTQARAVERRAALARSELEQSIALEVQQAVDELRTAYDSLQTAEARVDAAEAAFVIASRKRDEGVSSLVEFIDARNALTGAQLNRAATRFDVIARQADLDYATADAGQGTP from the coding sequence ATGTTCGCATCGCGTCTTGCCGTCGCCGAGCCACGCGACATCCGCCAGGTCGTCGACGACTACGTCGCCATCGGGCTGGCCTCGAACCTGGCATTGCGGTCAGCCGACGTCGAACTCGAGCGCAGCATCGCCGTACTCGATGCGGCGCGGGCACGTTACTGGCCGGAACTTGCGCTGGAGGCGCGCTACTCCCGCGCCGAGGGCGGCCGGCAGATCAACTTCCCGCTCGGCCAGTTGTTGAACCCCGTCTACGCCACGCTCAACGATCTGCTGACCCAGCAGGGACAGCCAGCACCATTTGCGCCGGTCAGCGACCAGTCATTTGGTTTCCTGCGCGAGCGCGAGCAGGACACGCGTGTCACCCTGCGCCAGCCGCTGTTCGCACCCGCGCTGCGTGCCAACCTGCGCGCAGGCCGCGCGGGCGTCGCATCCGCCCGCGCCGCCAGGCAGGCGCTCGCCTACCGGCTCACGCGGGATATCACCGTCGCTTACACGGACTGGCTGCGCGCGGGCGAAGCGGCGGCGATCGTCGCCGCCTCGCGGGAGCTCCTGCAGGAGAACCTGCGCGTCAACGAATCGCTGCACGCCAATGGCAAGACCACGCGCGATCGGGTCCTGCGCGCCAGGGCGGAAGTCCTGGCGGTCGAGCAGCAATTGCGCGAAGCGCGTAATCGCAAGCAGCAGGCGCGCAGCTACGTCAACTTCCTCCTCAACCGTTCGCTCGACACCGAGCTCGAGGCCGCCGGCATCGACGCGAGCCTGCAGCGCGTGCACCAGGATCTCGGCGTTTTGCGGGAGCTGGCACTGCAGCGGCGGCCCGAATTGACGGAGCTCGACAAGCGCAGGGCCGCCGCCGCCGAGGCCGTGACGGCAGCGCGTGCCGCACGCTGGCCCACGCTGTCGCTTGGCATCGACGCGGGCACCCAGGGCGAACGATACGAGTTCGGCAGCGGCAGGAATTTCGCGATTGCCTCGCTCCTGCTCAATTGGTCGTTGTTCGATGGTGGCGCACGCCGCGCGGCCGTCACGCAGGCACGCGCAGTCGAGCGCAGGGCGGCGCTTGCGCGCAGCGAACTCGAACAAAGCATTGCACTCGAGGTGCAGCAGGCTGTCGATGAACTGCGCACCGCCTACGATTCGCTGCAAACCGCCGAGGCTCGCGTCGACGCTGCCGAAGCTGCGTTCGTCATCGCGAGCCGAAAGCGCGACGAAGGCGTCTCGAGCCTCGTTGAGTTCATCGATGCTCGCAATGCCCTGACCGGCGCGCAGCTCAACCGCGCGGCGACACGTTTCGATGTAATCGCCCGCCAGGCCGATCTCGACTATGCCACTGCGGATGCCGGGCAGGGCACGCCCTAG
- a CDS encoding helix-turn-helix domain-containing protein yields the protein MNDLADRREEEKERRRREILEAAERIAGESGFAALTMERVAAGARLSRALLYVYFKDRNDLMSALAEKALLSLHRRFAAAVRAGGTGYAQVMACGRAYVAFWREQRVEFDALAHFEAQQCAEPQDNALACFAAGDRVQAELVSAINAGMADGSLRSDLPDAGLVATNLWGFLHGNIVLATNKAAVLAHHGFSGEQVLDAAIELAGRSIAARPV from the coding sequence ATGAACGACCTGGCCGATCGCCGCGAGGAGGAAAAAGAGCGCCGCCGCAGGGAAATACTCGAAGCGGCCGAGCGCATCGCTGGCGAGTCGGGCTTTGCGGCTCTCACCATGGAGCGGGTCGCGGCCGGTGCGCGTTTGTCGCGCGCCCTGCTCTATGTCTATTTCAAGGACCGGAACGACCTGATGTCCGCGCTCGCGGAAAAGGCACTGTTGTCGCTGCACCGGCGTTTCGCCGCGGCCGTGCGGGCGGGCGGCACGGGCTACGCGCAGGTCATGGCCTGCGGCCGCGCCTATGTCGCGTTCTGGCGTGAACAGCGTGTCGAGTTCGATGCGCTGGCGCATTTCGAGGCGCAACAATGCGCCGAGCCGCAGGACAACGCGCTTGCCTGTTTCGCGGCCGGCGATCGCGTGCAGGCGGAGCTGGTGTCCGCCATCAACGCCGGCATGGCCGATGGCTCCTTGCGCTCCGACCTGCCTGATGCCGGCCTCGTCGCAACCAATCTGTGGGGATTCCTGCACGGCAACATCGTGCTCGCAACGAACAAGGCGGCCGTACTTGCCCACCATGGATTCAGCGGCGAGCAGGTACTCGATGCCGCAATCGAACTGGCCGGCCGCAGCATAGCGGCACGGCCTGTGTGA
- a CDS encoding FeoA family protein, with translation MTQTRALDELTVGETALVHDVLEPDSGDSEYRQIARRLGELGFVPGAALEVISIMKPGGDPIAVRVGATLFALRRREAQLVLTSTQPQAQ, from the coding sequence ATGACTCAAACACGCGCACTCGATGAACTCACCGTGGGCGAAACAGCCCTCGTGCACGACGTACTCGAACCGGACAGCGGCGATTCCGAATACCGGCAGATTGCCCGCCGCCTCGGAGAGCTCGGCTTCGTGCCGGGCGCTGCGCTCGAAGTGATCTCCATCATGAAGCCGGGCGGTGACCCCATCGCCGTGCGTGTCGGCGCGACGCTATTCGCCCTGCGCCGGCGCGAAGCGCAGCTCGTGCTCACCTCGACGCAACCGCAGGCGCAGTGA
- a CDS encoding ferrous iron transporter B, which yields MDAQVKALRVALVGVPNCGKTALFNRLTGGRQKVANYPGVTVERKEGRLQGDTGRVVRILDLPGTYSLNAATLDEAIARDVILGRHANEPRPDLIVCVLDATNLALGMRLLLEMRNLRIPLVVALNRIDVAEARHYQLDRGRLQAQLNLPVFATVATRRGGADDLIAALTAWASPEADPASLEWVSPDAATLSATHAEVARILAASGYRPPLRQRFAAAADAVVMHPIWGMLVLGVVLFLMFQAVFSWAAWPMALIDTAVGWLSDRVDGLLAPGLLHSLLVDGIIAGVGEVIIFLPQILILFLFILVLEDCGYLPRAAFLLDRVMSSVGLTGRAFIPLLSSFACAIPGIMATRTIPTMRDRLATIMIAPLMTCSARLPVYALLIGAFIPHQRVGLLNLQGLVLFALYLFGVAGAMLVALVLKKTMNRNFYSPLMMELPSYQWPNLQGLVLGLIERARIFLRRVGGIILSLMIILWFLSTYPAPPAGASGPAIKYSFAGMLGRALEVVLAPIGFNWQISLALVPGLAAREVTVGALGTVYAMSGSDESVAAALGGSISGSWPLATALSLLAWFVFAPQCLSTLAVVRRETNTWRYPLIMAAYLFAMAWIAAFITYRLTLSLG from the coding sequence ATGGACGCTCAGGTAAAAGCGTTGCGCGTTGCACTCGTAGGCGTACCCAACTGCGGCAAGACGGCCTTGTTCAATCGACTGACCGGCGGGCGGCAGAAGGTTGCCAACTATCCGGGCGTGACGGTCGAGCGCAAGGAAGGCCGGCTGCAGGGCGACACTGGTCGCGTCGTGCGCATTCTCGACCTGCCCGGAACCTACAGCCTGAACGCCGCGACACTCGATGAGGCCATCGCGCGCGATGTCATTTTGGGACGCCATGCCAACGAGCCGCGGCCGGACCTCATCGTCTGCGTGCTCGATGCAACCAATCTTGCGCTGGGCATGCGACTGCTCCTCGAGATGCGCAATCTCAGGATTCCCTTGGTTGTCGCGCTGAACCGCATCGACGTCGCCGAGGCGCGCCACTACCAGCTCGACCGCGGGCGCCTGCAGGCGCAACTGAACTTGCCGGTTTTCGCGACCGTCGCCACTCGCCGTGGCGGCGCCGACGACCTTATCGCCGCGTTGACTGCGTGGGCCTCACCGGAGGCAGATCCTGCGAGTCTCGAGTGGGTATCGCCGGACGCTGCGACGTTGAGCGCAACCCACGCGGAAGTGGCTCGCATACTCGCCGCAAGTGGCTACCGTCCGCCCCTGCGACAGCGCTTTGCCGCTGCCGCGGACGCCGTCGTAATGCACCCGATCTGGGGCATGCTGGTGCTCGGCGTCGTGCTGTTCCTGATGTTCCAGGCGGTGTTCAGCTGGGCCGCCTGGCCGATGGCGTTGATCGACACGGCGGTCGGATGGCTGAGCGATCGCGTCGACGGTTTGCTGGCGCCAGGTCTGCTGCACAGTTTGCTCGTCGACGGCATCATCGCAGGCGTCGGTGAGGTAATCATATTCCTGCCGCAGATCCTGATCCTGTTCCTTTTCATTCTCGTGCTCGAAGACTGTGGTTACCTGCCGCGGGCAGCTTTCCTGCTCGATCGGGTGATGAGTTCCGTCGGTCTCACCGGACGAGCCTTCATTCCGCTCCTGTCGTCCTTCGCCTGCGCCATTCCGGGCATCATGGCGACCCGCACCATACCAACGATGCGCGATCGACTGGCGACCATCATGATCGCGCCGCTGATGACCTGTTCCGCGCGCCTGCCCGTGTACGCATTGCTGATCGGCGCATTCATTCCGCACCAGCGTGTCGGGCTGCTGAATCTGCAGGGACTGGTGTTGTTCGCGCTCTATCTCTTCGGGGTCGCTGGTGCGATGCTGGTGGCGCTCGTGCTTAAGAAAACCATGAATCGCAACTTCTACAGCCCGCTCATGATGGAGCTGCCGAGTTACCAGTGGCCCAACCTGCAGGGCCTGGTACTCGGGCTGATCGAACGCGCCCGGATCTTTCTGCGCCGGGTTGGCGGCATCATCCTGTCGTTGATGATCATACTATGGTTCCTGTCGACCTATCCGGCACCGCCTGCCGGCGCGAGCGGACCGGCGATCAAGTACAGCTTTGCCGGCATGTTGGGCAGAGCGCTCGAAGTCGTGCTCGCGCCCATCGGCTTCAACTGGCAGATCTCGCTCGCACTGGTGCCGGGCCTCGCGGCGCGCGAGGTCACTGTCGGGGCACTCGGAACGGTCTATGCCATGTCGGGTTCCGACGAGAGCGTTGCCGCGGCGCTCGGCGGCAGTATCTCGGGCAGCTGGCCGCTCGCAACGGCGCTGTCCCTGCTCGCCTGGTTCGTCTTCGCCCCGCAGTGCCTGTCGACGCTTGCCGTCGTACGCCGCGAAACCAACACCTGGCGCTATCCTTTGATCATGGCGGCCTACCTGTTTGCCATGGCGTGGATCGCAGCCTTCATAACCTATCGGCTGACGCTGAGCCTGGGCTGA
- a CDS encoding helical backbone metal receptor, translated as MADRFLCLLLLMGQAVAAAASGGRIVTDDLGQRLDRPDRPLRIVSLAPGATEMLFAAGAGVNIVGTAEYSDTPAAARNIARIGDSQALDVERIIALTPDVVVAWPQGNPAGEIDKLRRLALPIYQQQAARLAELPDSLLRLGALADSAKPARRRAAVLRREIAALRARYAHAERMKVFIQIWDQPLYTVGGRHFMSDALSLCGADNIFSDLAQSAPLVSVEAVIARNPQIIVAAAPQGSAEGWLSSWRRFPDLDAVAHARLVGFEDQRFGKLAPSAVNATAALCQRLSALVAPPLSP; from the coding sequence ATGGCGGACAGGTTCCTGTGCCTTCTGCTGCTGATGGGGCAGGCCGTTGCCGCTGCTGCTTCCGGCGGGCGCATCGTCACCGACGACCTGGGGCAACGACTCGACCGTCCCGATCGACCATTGCGCATTGTCAGTCTCGCGCCGGGAGCCACCGAAATGCTCTTTGCCGCAGGTGCCGGCGTGAATATCGTAGGCACGGCGGAGTATTCCGACACGCCCGCCGCGGCGCGCAACATCGCGCGTATCGGCGACAGCCAGGCGCTCGATGTGGAGCGCATCATCGCGCTGACGCCGGATGTCGTCGTCGCCTGGCCCCAGGGCAATCCGGCAGGAGAAATCGACAAACTGCGCCGGCTCGCGTTGCCCATTTATCAGCAGCAGGCGGCCAGGCTCGCGGAGCTCCCGGATTCGTTGCTGCGGCTCGGGGCGCTGGCGGATTCGGCAAAGCCGGCTCGCCGGCGCGCGGCCGTTCTCCGTCGCGAAATCGCAGCTCTGCGAGCACGTTACGCGCATGCCGAACGGATGAAGGTGTTCATCCAGATCTGGGATCAGCCGCTATACACCGTCGGCGGCAGGCATTTCATGAGCGATGCGCTCAGTCTCTGCGGCGCGGACAACATATTCTCCGATCTGGCTCAAAGTGCGCCACTGGTCAGCGTCGAAGCCGTGATCGCGCGCAATCCGCAGATCATCGTCGCCGCCGCACCACAGGGGTCCGCCGAAGGATGGCTCTCCTCCTGGCGTCGTTTTCCCGACCTGGACGCCGTTGCACATGCGCGCCTGGTTGGTTTCGAGGATCAGCGCTTTGGAAAGCTCGCGCCGAGCGCCGTGAATGCCACGGCGGCATTGTGTCAGCGGCTCTCTGCCCTTGTGGCGCCGCCGCTCAGTCCCTGA
- a CDS encoding YajQ family cyclic di-GMP-binding protein — protein sequence MPSFDVVSQIDRHELTNAVDQANRELSQRFDFKDSGAKYVLDEFAVTLTAKVEFQLQQMLDILKPRLAKRGIDVACLEVGEPQANLAEARQTVNLRHGIDQETGKKISRLIKEARLKVQAGIQGEKVRVTGKKRDDLQAAIALLRRGEFDRPLQYENFRD from the coding sequence GTGCCATCTTTCGATGTCGTATCGCAGATCGACCGCCACGAGTTGACCAACGCGGTCGATCAAGCCAATCGGGAACTATCGCAGCGCTTCGATTTCAAGGACAGCGGCGCGAAATATGTTCTCGATGAATTTGCCGTCACCCTGACTGCGAAGGTCGAATTCCAGTTGCAGCAGATGCTGGATATCCTGAAGCCACGGCTGGCGAAACGCGGTATCGACGTCGCCTGCCTCGAGGTGGGCGAGCCGCAGGCCAACCTGGCCGAGGCGCGACAGACCGTCAACCTGCGCCACGGCATCGACCAGGAAACGGGCAAGAAGATCAGCCGCCTCATCAAGGAGGCCAGGCTCAAGGTGCAGGCCGGCATCCAGGGCGAGAAGGTCCGGGTCACCGGCAAGAAGCGCGACGACCTGCAGGCCGCAATCGCTCTGCTGCGCCGCGGTGAATTCGACCGCCCGCTGCAGTACGAGAACTTCAGGGACTGA
- a CDS encoding TlpA disulfide reductase family protein, with the protein MTPRTSSRKRCAVELFAALCIAIAASALPGCGQREPVSAGEPAPADGGPALPMTEPVLLGHYRATLKLPGGETPFGLDIAREDGNYVAYLQNGDERVRVPEITVADGGLSMVMPGFVNSIVAKVDGPELRGKLTLVKRDGKNQVIDFRARHGLKFRFVEEPLTDNADLTGRWAVTFTDSDGNSYPAVGEFRQSHHELSGTFLTPTGDFRYLAGDVLDNEFFLSTFDGAHAYLLRGRIGPDGLMQGKYWSGLASEEIFLGRRDDAAAIEDGESSTRLRSDSEAFGFEFPDLEGNRVNLRDPRFAGKVVVVTLAGSWCPNCHDEAAFLAPYYLRNRDRGFEAIALMFENASNFSEAVVAIQRFRERHDIRYTTLVAGSSDKKLATGQMPQLDAVRAFPTTIFIDRNGKVRRIHTGFDGPATGAHYDELIESFDATVEQLLNEAAATSEVATSAAEP; encoded by the coding sequence ATGACGCCACGGACAAGCTCGAGAAAACGCTGCGCAGTTGAACTGTTTGCCGCGCTTTGCATCGCAATCGCTGCCTCTGCGCTACCGGGCTGCGGCCAGCGCGAGCCGGTATCCGCGGGCGAGCCGGCTCCAGCGGATGGCGGTCCGGCATTGCCGATGACCGAACCGGTGCTGCTCGGGCACTACCGCGCGACGCTGAAACTCCCGGGCGGCGAGACCCCTTTTGGCCTCGACATTGCCCGGGAGGACGGCAACTACGTCGCCTATCTGCAGAACGGCGATGAGCGCGTCCGGGTGCCGGAGATAACCGTGGCCGATGGCGGGCTCAGCATGGTGATGCCGGGGTTCGTCAACAGTATAGTCGCCAAGGTCGACGGCCCCGAGTTGCGCGGCAAGCTCACCCTGGTCAAGCGCGACGGCAAGAACCAGGTCATCGACTTCCGTGCCCGCCATGGTCTGAAGTTTCGCTTCGTCGAAGAGCCCCTCACGGACAACGCCGACCTGACCGGGCGCTGGGCCGTCACCTTCACCGACAGTGACGGCAATTCCTATCCTGCGGTTGGCGAGTTCCGGCAGTCGCATCATGAACTCAGCGGCACATTCCTCACGCCCACCGGCGATTTCCGCTACCTCGCCGGTGATGTGCTCGACAACGAGTTCTTTCTCTCGACTTTCGACGGCGCACATGCCTACCTGCTGCGCGGCCGCATCGGTCCGGATGGATTGATGCAAGGCAAGTACTGGTCTGGTCTTGCCAGCGAGGAGATATTTCTCGGACGGCGCGACGATGCGGCTGCGATCGAAGACGGCGAGAGCAGCACCAGGCTGCGCAGCGACAGCGAAGCCTTTGGTTTCGAATTCCCCGATCTCGAGGGCAACCGGGTCAACCTGCGCGACCCTCGTTTCGCCGGCAAGGTCGTGGTAGTAACGCTCGCCGGCAGCTGGTGCCCCAACTGTCACGATGAGGCTGCGTTCTTGGCGCCGTATTACCTCAGAAACCGCGACCGCGGCTTCGAGGCAATCGCACTGATGTTCGAGAACGCCAGCAATTTCAGCGAGGCCGTGGTTGCCATCCAGCGCTTCCGCGAGCGCCACGACATTCGCTATACGACGCTGGTTGCCGGCTCTTCCGACAAGAAGCTGGCCACCGGGCAGATGCCGCAGCTGGATGCCGTCCGGGCATTTCCCACCACCATCTTCATTGATCGCAATGGCAAGGTGCGCCGCATCCACACTGGATTCGATGGTCCTGCAACCGGCGCGCATTACGATGAGCTCATCGAGAGCTTCGACGCCACGGTTGAACAATTACTCAACGAAGCAGCCGCCACAAGCGAGGTGGCGACCAGCGCAGCGGAGCCTTGA
- a CDS encoding DUF2780 domain-containing protein: protein MKDLVAALVEKLGVDERQASGGAAVLFRAARDKLGAEQFDSMFDRVPGVADLIGKAPATGGVGKLFGGMMSAVGGSNTAIIASVLAGFTKLGLSQNDAQKFVPVILDFLRGQIGNDATDKLEKTLRS, encoded by the coding sequence ATGAAAGATCTTGTAGCCGCGCTGGTCGAGAAGCTCGGCGTCGACGAGCGGCAGGCCTCGGGCGGCGCCGCGGTACTGTTTCGGGCCGCGCGCGACAAACTCGGCGCGGAGCAATTCGATTCGATGTTTGACCGTGTGCCGGGCGTGGCCGATCTGATTGGCAAGGCGCCCGCCACGGGCGGAGTCGGCAAGCTATTCGGCGGCATGATGTCCGCCGTAGGCGGCAGCAACACGGCAATCATCGCGAGTGTGCTCGCCGGATTCACCAAGCTCGGCCTGAGCCAGAACGATGCCCAGAAATTCGTACCCGTGATACTGGATTTCCTTCGCGGACAAATCGGCAATGACGCCACGGACAAGCTCGAGAAAACGCTGCGCAGTTGA
- a CDS encoding anthranilate synthase component I family protein: MRRSFDIAGDLETPVSAFLKLAAFDPIFLLESVEGAERVGRYSFIGLGKELDVRLENGELRCGAESLPVPDCASLLAGLRRALAAVPHPRAPRICAPLAGGLVGYSNYDVIRRLEPAMNPANAPGIELHYSAPRTLLVFDHLTRGINVLHSGSEAERQSLCRELTGALAAARPKPRPGRGASEPSQSLSREDFCERLASVRGHIASGDVYQLVLSVQFQGRHSCDPFEVYRALRLINPSPYMYFCRFDEQTVVGSSPEALVRLQQGLAQLRPIAGTRPRGAHPAEDEANAKELLADAKENAEHVMLVDLARNDLGRVAHSGSVIVDPFRSIERYSHVMHMVSGVAGRLADGRDAFDLFAAAFPAGTLVGAPKVRAMQIIDELEPVRRGLYGGTVGYFGADGNMDQAIAIRTLVFRGDEYTYQAGAGIVADSNDEGEWQEVLAKSASAARALALGAEGL; encoded by the coding sequence TTGCGCAGAAGTTTCGACATAGCAGGTGATCTGGAAACTCCGGTATCGGCCTTCCTGAAACTGGCGGCCTTCGATCCGATTTTTCTGCTGGAGAGCGTCGAGGGCGCCGAGCGCGTCGGTCGCTACTCGTTCATTGGGCTTGGCAAGGAACTCGACGTACGGCTCGAAAATGGCGAGCTGCGCTGCGGGGCCGAGTCGCTGCCGGTGCCCGACTGCGCGAGTCTCCTTGCCGGACTGCGCCGCGCCCTGGCCGCAGTGCCGCACCCGCGGGCGCCTCGGATTTGCGCGCCACTGGCCGGCGGACTGGTCGGCTACTCGAACTACGACGTAATCCGACGGCTGGAGCCGGCAATGAATCCGGCGAACGCACCGGGCATCGAGTTGCACTACAGCGCACCGCGGACCCTCCTGGTATTCGATCACCTCACGCGCGGCATCAACGTCCTGCATTCGGGCAGCGAAGCCGAGCGTCAGTCGCTTTGCCGTGAATTGACCGGCGCATTGGCGGCCGCCCGCCCGAAGCCGCGTCCCGGCCGAGGGGCAAGCGAACCGAGCCAGTCGCTGTCACGTGAGGATTTCTGCGAACGGCTCGCGAGCGTGCGCGGCCATATCGCAAGCGGCGATGTCTATCAGCTGGTCCTGTCGGTGCAGTTCCAGGGACGGCACAGCTGCGATCCTTTCGAGGTGTATCGGGCACTGCGCCTGATCAATCCGTCGCCCTATATGTACTTCTGTCGCTTCGATGAGCAGACCGTGGTCGGATCATCGCCGGAGGCGCTGGTGCGGCTGCAACAGGGTCTGGCGCAGTTGCGACCAATTGCCGGGACGCGACCGCGCGGCGCCCACCCGGCTGAAGATGAAGCCAATGCGAAGGAATTGCTGGCCGATGCCAAGGAGAACGCCGAGCACGTCATGCTGGTCGACCTCGCCCGCAACGACCTGGGGCGTGTGGCGCACTCGGGGTCCGTGATCGTCGATCCGTTCCGCTCGATCGAGCGCTATAGCCATGTGATGCACATGGTGAGTGGCGTGGCCGGGCGGCTCGCCGATGGCCGGGATGCTTTCGATCTTTTCGCTGCGGCATTTCCGGCCGGCACACTCGTCGGCGCACCCAAGGTGCGGGCGATGCAGATCATCGATGAGCTGGAACCGGTTCGCCGCGGCCTCTATGGCGGCACGGTGGGTTATTTCGGCGCGGACGGCAACATGGACCAGGCGATCGCGATCCGCACCCTGGTGTTTCGCGGCGATGAATACACCTATCAGGCGGGAGCAGGGATCGTGGCCGACAGCAATGACGAAGGCGAGTGGCAGGAAGTGCTGGCCAAGAGTGCATCGGCTGCGCGCGCCCTGGCGCTGGGTGCGGAGGGTCTATGA
- a CDS encoding aminodeoxychorismate/anthranilate synthase component II, with translation MTTRLLLIDNYDSFTYNLVQAFMVLGAEVIVERNDAIDADRARALQPTHLCISPGPGTPADAGISMRMIEAFAGDVPILGVCLGHQCIVSVFGGQVVRAARLMHGKTSLVQHEGRDLFAGLPQPVELGRYHSLIAAADSMPDCLAVTARTAEGEIMAVSHREFAIFGVQFHPESILSPAGPQLLANFLRYANARKAQESLS, from the coding sequence ATGACGACACGCCTCCTGCTGATCGACAACTATGATTCGTTCACCTACAACCTCGTGCAGGCCTTCATGGTGCTCGGTGCCGAAGTGATCGTCGAGCGCAACGATGCCATCGATGCCGATCGTGCCCGAGCCCTGCAGCCTACCCACTTGTGTATCTCGCCGGGACCCGGAACACCGGCCGATGCGGGGATCAGCATGAGGATGATCGAGGCGTTCGCCGGCGATGTCCCCATACTCGGCGTGTGTCTGGGACACCAGTGCATCGTCTCGGTATTTGGCGGCCAGGTCGTACGCGCCGCGAGACTGATGCACGGCAAGACATCGCTGGTGCAGCACGAGGGCAGGGACCTGTTCGCCGGTCTGCCACAACCCGTCGAGCTGGGACGTTATCATTCGCTCATTGCCGCGGCCGATTCGATGCCGGATTGCCTTGCAGTGACGGCGCGTACGGCAGAAGGGGAAATCATGGCGGTGTCGCACCGCGAATTCGCGATATTTGGCGTGCAGTTTCACCCCGAGAGCATTTTGAGTCCGGCGGGGCCGCAGTTGCTGGCGAACTTTCTGCGCTACGCCAACGCCCGCAAAGCGCAGGAGTCCTTGTCGTGA
- the trpD gene encoding anthranilate phosphoribosyltransferase, which yields MSTPSAERAAVIERLFDGGNLDEQQARQLLMTLTDPGLAPAVAGAILGALRVKGVTAAELRGLAGGLRELAMRPPFAVSEDMIDIVGTGGDGSRSLNISTGTALLSAACGLPVVKHGNRAISSRSGSADLLAALGLPMPMDGAMAARCLQETGFTFLFAPFYHPAMRSVAPIRAALATRTVFNILGPLANPAEPPCHLIGVYDLELARLMAETLSGMNVRRSFVIRGYDGWDEPTTVGEFHVFDVTPGRVESSVRDARDYGFDVARPEQLLGADSAHNADVLRRSLRGELPGPYLDCLLLGAGLALEITGRVADCGAGIALARRAIADGSAAATLARIEGFAANA from the coding sequence GTGAGCACTCCCTCGGCAGAGCGCGCCGCCGTGATCGAACGATTGTTCGATGGCGGAAATCTCGACGAACAGCAGGCTCGGCAGCTGCTCATGACGCTGACAGATCCCGGGCTCGCGCCAGCGGTGGCGGGTGCGATCCTCGGGGCGCTGCGCGTCAAGGGTGTCACCGCAGCGGAACTGCGCGGCCTTGCCGGTGGGCTGCGCGAACTTGCGATGCGTCCGCCGTTTGCGGTGAGCGAGGACATGATCGACATCGTCGGTACCGGTGGCGACGGCTCGAGGAGCCTCAATATCTCGACAGGCACGGCATTGCTGAGTGCCGCCTGCGGTCTGCCCGTCGTCAAACACGGCAATCGCGCGATTTCGAGTCGCTCCGGTAGCGCCGATCTCCTGGCAGCGCTTGGCCTGCCCATGCCCATGGACGGCGCAATGGCTGCGCGCTGCCTGCAGGAGACCGGCTTCACCTTCCTGTTCGCTCCTTTCTATCATCCTGCGATGCGCAGCGTCGCGCCCATCCGCGCAGCGCTTGCAACACGCACGGTGTTCAATATCCTGGGACCGCTCGCGAATCCCGCCGAGCCGCCCTGTCATTTGATCGGCGTATACGATCTCGAACTCGCCCGCCTCATGGCCGAAACGCTCTCGGGCATGAATGTGCGACGCAGCTTCGTGATACGCGGCTACGATGGCTGGGACGAGCCAACCACCGTCGGTGAGTTCCATGTATTCGACGTCACACCGGGTCGCGTAGAAAGCAGTGTGCGCGATGCCAGGGACTATGGCTTCGACGTTGCCCGACCCGAACAGCTGCTGGGCGCAGACTCGGCACACAATGCCGACGTCCTGCGTCGCAGTCTGCGCGGCGAGCTGCCAGGCCCGTATCTCGACTGCCTGTTGCTGGGCGCCGGCCTCGCGCTCGAAATAACCGGCCGGGTCGCCGACTGCGGCGCCGGCATTGCGCTCGCCCGACGCGCCATCGCGGACGGTTCCGCCGCCGCTACCCTGGCTCGCATCGAAGGTTTCGCCGCGAATGCCTGA